DNA sequence from the Bufo bufo chromosome 3, aBufBuf1.1, whole genome shotgun sequence genome:
CGATATGTTGTCTACAAATAATATGATCTGACAAGTTGGATGTTCTTCGGCTGCAGTCAGCTGAAAATTCAATTGTATGACATTAATTGTCCAAATTATTTACCACTTGGCACAAGCCTGATgtgttattttacttttttttttttttaaataagtagTCCATCCCTTTAGTCTGGCATGTTGGTGGATCATTTGTTTGATCAATTGTCCATCTTATCCTTCAGACACATTCTAGCCAATACTTATCTTGTGTGTCTAGAGGAGTAAGAGGGTTTCTGTGCCTTTTTACAGTCCCATTTGACCATATAGTACAATACAATCTATATACCCCAACTAGTGCATAATAAAGTTGGTGTATTTTGTGTGTCTTCCATAAATCCAAAAATAACGGTATAATTTATGTCCAGATTCTATTCACAGCTATTACCGTGTATGATATAAAATGTCTGCTACTCTTCCATGTGTATtgttaattatatgcaattatatGTAATATAAGTTGCAGAAGATGTAGTATTTTCATTAACAGTTTCTTAAGACATTAGCATTTGGTTGAATCAGGCAATAAAAGGAGCAAGAGACCGGCATGGAAATGCTCTTCAAAATGCTCATCTGCTCACTTTATTCCATCGGCTTTGTAAGCTGTTGTTCTTCAGGATACGTCCCATCTTTGTGTTTGATGGTGAAGCACCTCTGCTAAAGAAACAGACTCTTGTAAGTATCGTAGATGTAGGACCACATCTGTACTCGGATGACTAGtcgtattaaaaaaaaagttgtttttctttttcctctgTAAATGTAGGCAAGAAGAAGACAAAAGAAAGACACGGCGGCTAGTGAGGCCAAAAGAACACATGAGAAGTTGCTGAAAACCTTTTTGAAAAGACAAGCTATTAAAGCTGCCTTGTCGGGGAGCAAACAGAGGTGTGTACCATACCAGATCTGTTAGGTCTAGTGGGTTTATTATGTATTAATGTGGATGCAAGTGAATAATTGTTACAcctttttataaagaaatgaaGATTTTCCAAGCCTCCCAAATGTACAGCGAAAGGAAGAGGAAGATATTTATACCTTACCCCCCTTGGAGGAGAATGAGAGAAATAGGTAAAGTGCAATAAATCCTAGTGATGTTCCCTAGACCTCCCCTCTGTAcaactattagtgactgacagctatctctgtatacacacacagaatgctatcaatcactaataacaactcccccatgtacaactttcagtgactgacagctgacTTAAAGGCTATCTACGTCTTTGGGGCATTTTTCTTATTACATTGTACTAATTTTGAGttaaaattggtctttattaaaaatgtgtaGTCCTTTTCCATGCACAGCCTTGAGTTTATCtaatagcaggatctgaattttcactctgttctgcCAGGCAGttgagctgacgggctccttatcttcgATATCTgatattataaacactcattatagctcagttcttatcttactgataacaatgtggcttaaataagtgtttatgacctcttagtaatttaaagagatgggttattagatgaccggcacaaagtgaaagtaaaaattcacacagctagacaaacagttagaggggttgtccggtttcagagctgaacccagaaatATCCCTATCTTCTCCCCTCCAGCCCCCTGCTCTCCTTTGCcccgcgctaaatcgcgcagggcaaaggcattttaggAGATTCTGTGACGTACTGGGATCTCCATAGGGTCTGCTGGGAGgaggcctgtaaaacggctagggcagcgctaaagcccgcccatcacagccagtgatgtcacaggcaacactgctaggcggaagcctccatcTAGTAGTGTTAAAAACATAAACGAACAGCCCTTGTCCTGTGCTATACAGTGCAGGGCAAGCGAGAGCATCGGAGTATGGTAATATCAGAGGAGCCGGAGGGGTGAACCGGGACaatcccattaaaaaaaaaaggagtttagcccaaaatgagtaaaatgcaatcatacaaggtgtatatagcctttaaatgaataaattacaggttttactgcatTTTCCcacataactatatatatatcaatttactCAGCTTCTCCTGTTCTATTGCATGGTGCATGCAGATTGCACTGCTTtttgtggtgaaaggtcctctttaaaggtttATCCCCACCTCAGACACTGCATATTCCCATGGTGTCTATTTTGAGCAACTGACCACTATAGACTGTGActataaaacaatttaaaatgtattgttccttaaaggggttctcccggcTTTTAATATAGATGACccaacctcaggataggtcatcaatattagatcagtgggatctgacacccagcacccctgcagatcagctgtatgaagcaaAGGCGCATGCCATCTCCCATCTCATTTCCTgctcgccatagacatagcagcagcgagaAGGGAGACTGCGCGCGTCTtcacttcatacagctgatcggtgggggtgccgggtgtcggactgatcctgaggataggtcatcaatattgagcccagagaacccctttaagtgccaaGATACAGTAGTTTCACTGTcagtaagagctcatgcacacattaATTGGGTCTCAAACATGGCGCCCATAGGCTTCTATGCAAGAATGCGAATTAGCTGTGCATACGTTTTTGGCTAGGCTTCTTGTATTAAGtggacagaggtttgattcaactATGCCTTAGTTATATGTTTCTGGGAaatctgggtgacaaccaatattacAGTTTCTACAagagttgtcacccagctttccaacaCTGCTGAATATATGACCTTGCTTGCTATAGTGATAATGGAATGGAGGTATTTCAGAGCATTTCTAGGCAGATTGACCTTTCAGGACTTTGGGCAAATAGAGTGACCGACAGAAGCGTCTATAACTAAGAAACTGCAGATTAGAATTTCTGCCATATCCATTAGGGAGGAGGTACACCAGTCAGTCCTGTTATGTACAGATTGATCACTGAGTCACTTGTTTAGCATCCGTTATCCTGAAACACACCCTTATCCGTACAGCTATTAACAACCTTTATCTGCTACATATTAAAGACGTTTTTTAATGAAGATACATTTATCAGCTCTGGTCAGCACTTAATCACACTTGGACAACTTCTGCGGGTTGACGACGATGATATCTAGAAAATGAGCAAGTTGTGATCCAAACCACAATCAGGCCTGAATTTGGGCTGAAAAGAGCAGGATGCTTAGTTTACCTGCCCAGTCTGTAGTCCTACAATATGCAGATTTTCCTCAAGGCTGGAGAAAAATCATATATAGCTTTCATCCATTTCTTTCTTGGACCAGAGTCctttcattttttcttttctttttttttttgtgtgtgtgttcttCTTTAGTAATATCAAATAATTATATTCCTTTTAtgctctttgttttcttttcttctatttttttagCTCCGAAGAGGAAGAAGAAAAGGAATGGGAAGAACGAATGACTCAAAAACGGATGGTTCAGGTATCGTTTACATATTGGAATGTAGCGCTCTTTATAGCGTTTTAGTCTGAATGGGCCAACTCCAATAACTAGTACCCAAATCTTATCTTGTTGTAACGGAACCTCTGCTTTCCACACTCACAGACTAGAGGCATCTACAGACATCACTGGGAGAGTATAATTTTCTTACATTTCTCACTAATGTATTTTCCTTTAATATAGGATGAAATCTTGGCCAATTTTAATTCAGTGGACATAGACTCTGAAGAATTTACTAGCCTCCCTGCAGAGGTAAAGCATGAAATACTGACTGACATGAAGGAGTTTGCAAAACGTAGAAGGACATTATATGAAGTTATGCCAGAGGTATGGACACTAAATGCAATGTACATGTTGATGCGCTGTAACACTAGTATACTAAACACTTGAATGCCACAGATTTATAAATTTTAAGGGCTAGATTCGAAGATGGTGAGAACGCTCTTATCAGGGCAGCTATTCCGCTTTAGGTAAGGAGAGTGATGGTCAGTTTCCCCAGGGTAGCATCTCTCTCCTCTATCTATATCTACCTATGTGTGTATTTTTCTGGCTGTACACACTACATTGTGTCCCAACATAATTTTCCTTTTGTAAGACATAAGAGAGGGGGACCTGAGGACACGGGGCCTAGGGGATAgtcgtgacgaattactttgtcacaaagtgcatttatttgtaaatagcgggtgcaatgacaaggaATGGCGATTGTgctgccccccccatcattgaaccccctcAGATGCCTCGTGATGACGTCACCCCATCAGTCGGcggggtgacgtcatacgtcaccgcgcgggatcttcaagcaagatgaccgTGGTGGCCCCTTCTCACTtaaatagatttatttatttattttatgcacttggcgtattttttgccctataggacgcacctaggttttagaggaggacaataagaaaaaaaatatttttcattacacctctggTCAGACCACTAGCTAGACCCCCaattttaatcagacctcagctgacagccccaataagacccccaatgttaataagacctcagatcagacccccaatcagacctcagctcagaccccaatgtgaatgaccctaatctgacctcagataagagccccatgcctctcatcagcctccatatgcctctcaccagcccccagcagccttatATCAGCTccattgcctctcaccagccccagcAGCCTTAtaccagcccccagcagcctctcttcagcccccattcttttttttattagcccccagcagccttatATAAGCCCCCATTGCCTGTCACCAGCCCCCAGCAGTGTTATATAAGCCCccttgcctctcaccagcccccagccatgttatattagcccccatcagccttctattaaataaaataaaaaacccacttacctctcctgcttctgggcgccgccgctcctcaccgcccacaatctgcttcctcctgctgtcggctgtgctgttaaCTGGCACTCAcagctagagttgttgcgataccaaaattttgaatcggtttcgataccataaaaaagtattgcgatactcgataccattcgataccacgcgaaaaaaataaaacaaaaaagccacgtgcattccgcattttaaaaaatggcgaatcgcgcatatttttttaatattttaatagtttggacttttcggacgtggcgatgtttgtttatttatttattgtttatatattttatatgtaaaattgggaaagggggtgatttatacttaatattttggtgtgttttttttttttcattttttgttttttttacagtttatttaataactatcctGGGATCttctaatcccttgtcctattcaccctgatagagctctattaggacctcacactctccctgctgctctgtgcatagtacacacagcagcagggagcagactatggcagccagggcttcagtagcgtccactcctggctgccatggtaactgatcggagccccaggattacactgctggggctccgatcagtagcTGCCACCGCCACCAAtgatgaggaggggaggggaccctgtggccactgccaccaatgattataatactggggggggttgaggggggcgggcgcactgcaccaccaatgataattaacccttaatacaggaggcgggttccagcagcagatcagcggcagttaacccctcaggtgccacacctaaggggttaactgccgctgatcacagttccctgtcagaggcaggatgtcggctatgcgattctgctgccatcACCTGCCtcttgtattaaaagttaaagacgacCTTATATGGATTCGgactttgtttaagcagcaggctacacagagcggcgcccagagatgtcccagcacttagtattattcctgggcgtcgctacgttcgcccgctgtgcgcctgtgccccattaccgtctcctgcagtactgctccatatgctaattactatcggagcaatggggaggagacagcagcttctctagtggacgttccttctccctgcgctgcgattggacagcgctacagccaggggagaaggaacgcccactagagaagctgctgtctcctccccattgctccgatagtaattagcatatggagcaggactgcaggagacgGTATTGGGGCACAGGcgcacagcaggcgaacggatcggcgcccaggaataatactaAGTGCTGGGATATCTCTGGgcaccgctctgtgtagcctgctgcttaaagtccggacccatgaaaagTACTAtcaatggtggcgcagtgcgccctcccctcctccgtccctccctccccattggtggcagcggcagcagcagcacagggaggagggagagactgcttccttctcccctatgctgctgagggaacatgagcacgctgacagcagcacgctcatgttcagagataataGACTGCGCAGAGGCGCcggccagtatcgaaaaaatggaaatcccggtatcgtatcgataccgggacaaaagtatcgattgggtatcgaaatttcgatacccgcaacaaccctactcacagcgtgaggtcacagagcaccctgacgctgtgcgcagccactgcacagctgacagccgaggaccaggaagccgtgagtacagagccttcaccgcttccaagtcctccagtactaatgagcgcttccataatggaagcgctcattagtattcgcctcataagacacaggggcgtcttatggggtgaaaaatgcggtatgctatattccgcagcgctttacaaatgttAGCATTATGAGGTATGTATGTTTTAGTTTTTTCGGCCATTTCAGGGACAGTCGATTCGTTACCAGGAAGCATAGTGgctatcaaatttttcctgaaattcggattgaagtgtcatcagtatgtgatgggTGGAGGTCCTACTCCTGGCactcccgctgatcagcttctCCAGTGAGTGCcacggcctaggaagaggccgcggcactcactcactggagcactgcggcctcttcaaacagctgatctgtggagaTGCTGGAAGTTAGACCCCaactgatcacatactgatgacctatcctgaggataggacaagCCCTTGaatttgcctttttttgtttgttttttaggacTCCAATGATTTTTCCCAGTATCAGCTGAAAGGactgctgaaaaaaaataatttgagcaGGTGCCTTGATAACGTGCGGAAAGAGATGAACCAGCAGTACACGGGGGAGGTCCGCGCTCAGTTTGAGACAGAAGGGGGGTTTATGAAAGAGGTTGAAACTCGCCGTCTGGTCTCAGAGGACACTTCTCATTATATTCTAATTAAAGGTataagtacacacagcagcaaatGCTTGATATGAACAGTGCCAACTGCACAGTGTATCATATGGCAGGAGGTGAAGTATTCTGCACTACTGCACAGCCCTACATTATTGTAAATACAGACTCAGACCTTATCCTTGCATTTCACGGTTTACTGCTGATGATAAAAATTTTAATTAACAAAATATTTTGATTCCAATTTGAAATCTTTTCATTAATATAGGTTGTCTCATCAGAGAGAAACTCCTTTCTACATTTCCCCCTATTGGGGACATGTAGAAATACAAGGCACCTGTGCCGATTTAATGACTGTCTTTGTAATCCAAGGACATCTCAAGTCCACTGGAATAGAAGCCAGTCCTACACAACCGCTGTCCATTCTGGCTCGTAGAGGGGCATCCTAATAGGACATATGGACTATGGTTGTACTCATCAGACTTTAACCTTCGTCACTTTTCATATAAAACACTTTCTTTTTGCTTTTTAGGAATAAAAGAAAAAGATAAGAAAGATGATGTGCCCGAGCAAGCTATGCCCTCTAGTTCTAGTGATATGCCAAAAACCTACCTTGATATGAAGCTGGCTTCTGCCCATAAACCGAAGAAAGCAAAGGACAGCATTCCAGAAGAGCGGCCACCCTCCCCAAGAACACTTTTTGCTATACAGGAAGCAATGATGGAAAGTAACTCTGATGAAGAACCTCATAACAGTGGTGTAACCCAAAGCAATGAAATGGCATCTGTGGGGGCAATAGATGGCAGTGTCTCGCCCAGAACCCTGCAAGCAATTCAAGAGGCTCTTACTGAAGATGAAATGGCTTCGAGCAGGAAAAGGCCTGTTGGGATAAATGATGGAAAGGATGAGTTAAAGATCTGGCAACCTAAAGCCAAGGTTTTGATTATTAGTAgctcagatgaggaagatgaagaCTTGGTTATTGAGAGTGAAACAAAAACTGCCCTGGGTATATTTAAAGCAAGCAATGAGGTAGACTGTTCTACCAATAGTCTTACGAGTAGCAATGATAAATCAATAGTCAGTAGTTTGGTGTCTGTTACAAACCATGGTGAGATACCTCACAAAGTAAATGTGACCAAAGCAGACGAAAAAGATCTGAACATGCAGGAAAAGAaaactcctctctgttctcaggATACACCTGTTGAGAAACCTGTGTTAAATATTTCCAGTCAAAGTAACATAACTCCTTCACTTCAGAGCAACCTTCAAGATCCATCCAGTAGTATAGCTACTCCAATTTCCTTGGAGTTGGAGAACTCTAAATTAAAGTTGAGTGAAAAAACTGATGATGAACTTAACCCCAGCAAAAATGAAACTGACCTCCAGTCTTCACCATCAGAGTCTTCGGGTTCTTCATCACTGTCCATACAGAATAATCCAGTGTTGGTGGTGCCACCACAGCAGAAGGCCATTGATACTGCTTGTAGGCAAGAAGAATCTACTGCTAATGTTCCAGATACAAATTATGTCCCTATGACTCCAGAAAGCATTCCTATTATTGATGAAGTATTGGATAGAGATAAAGAAATGGATTCAGGCTCTGAGGGTCAGTGTCTTTCACATGATGTATATTTAGCTTCATGTACACTCCAGATACTATGTGAATGCACACTGACTATTAGCTAGATTAGTCAGAAAGTGGAAACCTCTTTAGTGGGACACttccatcatttttttttcacatattaaagggaatgtgtcactgaAATGTTTTTTTGCCAGTTAATAC
Encoded proteins:
- the ERCC5 gene encoding DNA repair protein complementing XP-G cells yields the protein MGVQGLWKLLECSGRPVNPETLEGKILAVDISIWLNQAIKGARDRHGNALQNAHLLTLFHRLCKLLFFRIRPIFVFDGEAPLLKKQTLARRRQKKDTAASEAKRTHEKLLKTFLKRQAIKAALSGSKQRNEDFPSLPNVQRKEEEDIYTLPPLEENERNSSEEEEEKEWEERMTQKRMVQDEILANFNSVDIDSEEFTSLPAEVKHEILTDMKEFAKRRRTLYEVMPEDSNDFSQYQLKGLLKKNNLSRCLDNVRKEMNQQYTGEVRAQFETEGGFMKEVETRRLVSEDTSHYILIKGIKEKDKKDDVPEQAMPSSSSDMPKTYLDMKLASAHKPKKAKDSIPEERPPSPRTLFAIQEAMMESNSDEEPHNSGVTQSNEMASVGAIDGSVSPRTLQAIQEALTEDEMASSRKRPVGINDGKDELKIWQPKAKVLIISSSDEEDEDLVIESETKTALGIFKASNEVDCSTNSLTSSNDKSIVSSLVSVTNHGEIPHKVNVTKADEKDLNMQEKKTPLCSQDTPVEKPVLNISSQSNITPSLQSNLQDPSSSIATPISLELENSKLKLSEKTDDELNPSKNETDLQSSPSESSGSSSLSIQNNPVLVVPPQQKAIDTACRQEESTANVPDTNYVPMTPESIPIIDEVLDRDKEMDSGSEGSFIEVESDSDDSNSQQVQTTESPKDTMERQVGDFTKAASTSATQIEDAFREDERANVPNPELQQNEGEAKSNEWQDISMEELETLENNLFVQQTSLQAQRQQQERVAASVTGQMYLESQELLRLFGIPYIVAPMEAEAQCAILDLTDQTSGTITDDSDIWLFGARHVYKNFFSQNKYVEYFQLCDIQNQLGLDRSKLINLAYLMGSDYTDGISSVGYVSAMEILNEFSGHGLEPLIKFKEWWTEAQKNKKMRPNPHDTKVKKKLRDLELHPAFPNLAVADAYLKPVVDDSKGAFAWGRPDLDEIREFCESRFGWYRSKTDEVLLPVLKQLNTHQTQLRIDSFFRMENHEAHGLKSQRVRRAVTCMKRKEKDSDVLEVEEATVLMEKEYALGDKKNAKPKRNPQKGKKKKETKLDSPPSESPPSESVVGGFLGSGTKSLSPKNEKSFGDDLDRKTQKLNSCTDLCKGTKPSKPGNVGSGGKTETLETSSSSDDEDKVVQVAAKPVFQRNSKIPKTLRGRKK